The following proteins are co-located in the bacterium genome:
- a CDS encoding ABC transporter permease — MRLPLQYNLRNLVVRRTMTLMTAGGIALVVAVLVLTLALAHGFSATLVATGRADNAIVLRGGATSEMMSSLSRESARIVAADPAVARGPDGEPLAQPEMVVLVNLVRRGDPSASSNVSVRGVDPQVFALRPDIRLREGRMLRPGMDEVLVGRKLDRRFEGCGLGETLHMGGRDWRVVGTFDAGGSGFDSEIWGDREAFLPAFDRVEYSSLTLRLTDPARLADLLARLEGDPRVRAEPQIEREYYRLQSQQLAGVIRALGLFLVVVMAAGAVFGALNTMYAAVGSRSREIATLLALGFPPRAILASFLVESVLLCLIGGVLGCLLALPVHGVSTGTTNWASFSEVAFEFRISPGILAIGLLASVVLGLVGGYFPARAAARRTVSEALRAG; from the coding sequence ATGCGACTGCCGCTGCAATACAATCTGCGCAACCTGGTCGTGCGCCGCACCATGACGCTGATGACCGCCGGCGGCATCGCCCTGGTCGTGGCGGTGCTCGTGCTGACCCTCGCGCTGGCCCACGGCTTCAGCGCCACCCTCGTCGCGACCGGCCGGGCGGACAACGCCATCGTGCTGCGCGGCGGCGCCACCAGCGAGATGATGTCGAGCCTCTCGCGCGAGTCCGCCCGCATCGTCGCGGCCGACCCGGCCGTGGCCCGCGGGCCGGACGGCGAGCCGCTGGCCCAGCCCGAGATGGTCGTGCTGGTGAACCTGGTGCGGCGCGGCGACCCGAGCGCCTCCTCGAACGTGTCGGTGCGCGGCGTCGACCCGCAGGTGTTCGCCCTGCGCCCCGACATCCGGCTGCGCGAGGGCCGGATGCTGCGGCCCGGCATGGACGAGGTGCTGGTCGGCCGCAAGCTGGACCGGCGCTTCGAGGGCTGCGGGCTGGGGGAGACGCTGCACATGGGCGGCCGCGACTGGCGCGTGGTGGGCACCTTCGACGCCGGCGGCAGCGGTTTCGATTCCGAGATCTGGGGCGACCGCGAAGCCTTCCTGCCGGCCTTCGACCGGGTCGAGTATTCCTCGCTGACCCTGCGCCTGACCGATCCCGCCCGTCTCGCCGACCTGCTGGCCCGCCTGGAGGGCGACCCCCGCGTGCGCGCCGAGCCGCAGATCGAGCGGGAGTACTACCGCCTCCAGTCCCAGCAGCTGGCCGGCGTGATCCGCGCCCTCGGCCTGTTCCTGGTGGTGGTGATGGCCGCCGGCGCCGTCTTCGGCGCGCTGAACACGATGTACGCCGCGGTCGGCTCGCGCAGCCGCGAGATCGCGACGCTGCTGGCCCTGGGTTTCCCGCCGCGGGCGATCCTGGCCAGCTTCCTGGTCGAATCGGTGCTGCTGTGCCTGATCGGCGGCGTGCTGGGTTGCCTGCTGGCCCTGCCCGTGCACGGCGTCTCGACGGGCACCACCAACTGGGCCTCGTTCAGCGAGGTCGCCTTCGAGTTCCGCATCTCCCCCGGCATCCTGGCCATCGGCCTGCTGGCGTCGGTCGTGCTCGGACTCGTCGGCGGCTACTTCCCCGCCCGCGCCGCGGCCCGGCGCACGGTCAGCGAGGCGTTGCGCGCAGGCTGA